Below is a window of Bordetella genomosp. 9 DNA.
CCTGCCCGAAGGGATCTTCCAGCTCGCCGGCGATGGTGTGCAGCGCCATGAATGCGTAGGAGATGAACACCGCGATGACCGGCGTCGCCCAGCCCACGCTTTCCACCAGTCCCAGGGGCAGCAGCACGCAATAGAAATACGTGGTCCGGTGCAACAGGACTTCGTAGGGATACGGCACCGGCGTGGTCCGGATGCGCTCGCAGGCGCCGGACGCCTGGGTCAGCGTATCCAGATGCGCCAGCGCCCAGGCCAGCAGGACGTCACCGATGCGCCCTTCCTGATGCCAGGCGACGATCCGCTGCTGCACCAGCAACAGCACGCCATGCGGGCGATAGGCCAAGGCCCGGATGTCGCGGACTTCGGTTTCACCGAGCAGCGCGCGCAGGTCTTGCTCGGGGTCCGAATCGCGCAGCTGATGCTTGAGAACCTGCACGAAAGCGGTAAGCAGCGCCACGACCTGCCGGGCGTCCTGGGATGCGCCGCCGGCGTCTGCCCGCGTATTGGCCGCCGCCCGGGTATCGCCTGACCCGGGAACCGTGACGGCAAAGCGCGCCAGGTCGCGCGTGGTCGACGTCAGCGTTCCCCACTGCTTGCGGCCTTCCCAATACCGTTCGTAGCAGGCGCTGTTGCGAAAGCTGGCGAAGATCGCCAGCGCCACGCCGATCAGGGAAAACGGCACCGGACTCAATGAAAAGAGGAAGGCGTCGCTGCTTCGGTAACCCCACAGGGCGGCCAGCGATAGCGCGAAGATGATGGCCAAGGGGACCAGGATGGTGTTCTGCACCGAGTTTTCCCAGGCGAACAACATACGGAACCAACCGGTTTTGGGGCGCACGATCATGGGCTCGCACCATACCGGCGGGCCGTGTCGCACGCAAGGAGTACTTCAGAATTCTCCCGTATCTGATATGAAATAATATATCATTACATAAGAGAGCGAAAAAGCATCGCGGGCGGTACAAGC
It encodes the following:
- a CDS encoding bestrophin family protein, coding for MIVRPKTGWFRMLFAWENSVQNTILVPLAIIFALSLAALWGYRSSDAFLFSLSPVPFSLIGVALAIFASFRNSACYERYWEGRKQWGTLTSTTRDLARFAVTVPGSGDTRAAANTRADAGGASQDARQVVALLTAFVQVLKHQLRDSDPEQDLRALLGETEVRDIRALAYRPHGVLLLVQQRIVAWHQEGRIGDVLLAWALAHLDTLTQASGACERIRTTPVPYPYEVLLHRTTYFYCVLLPLGLVESVGWATPVIAVFISYAFMALHTIAGELEDPFGQDANDLPLDALAIHIERSLRETLGDTDLRPVPVPDARYRLD